In the genome of Mycobacterium kansasii ATCC 12478, one region contains:
- a CDS encoding N-acetylglutamate synthase, CG3035 family, which translates to MAVSWPDAGTRVTVRYRRPAGSVPPLTDAVGQLLALAPTVRVRTKTGATVEIAPADVVAVRVLTDAPVRTAEIRAVEHAAAKAWPGVERCWLDGWLLRAGHGATPADSAVPLDISARAGTVPAIADWYRTRGITPRLAIPDRLLPQPTGWVPERTERLLVRDVRDVEEGATRPTDRSITVSARPDDTWLRLDDRRIPVDVLTAVVDGELAFGSYPGVAVARAAVTDAPDGTRWVGLSATGDQSRAAPLYEALLAWGRRRGATRAHLTMPDAGPAQLLGFRLHHRRRYLRPPDSL; encoded by the coding sequence ATGGCGGTCTCCTGGCCGGACGCCGGGACGCGGGTGACGGTTCGCTACCGCCGGCCCGCCGGGTCGGTCCCGCCGCTGACCGACGCGGTTGGCCAGCTGCTGGCCCTAGCCCCGACGGTGCGGGTGCGGACGAAGACCGGTGCGACGGTCGAAATCGCGCCCGCCGACGTCGTGGCGGTACGGGTTCTCACCGATGCTCCGGTGCGCACCGCGGAGATCCGGGCCGTCGAGCACGCGGCCGCCAAGGCCTGGCCCGGTGTGGAACGCTGCTGGCTGGACGGCTGGTTGCTGCGAGCCGGCCACGGAGCCACTCCCGCCGATTCGGCAGTGCCGCTGGACATCTCGGCCCGGGCCGGTACCGTCCCCGCGATCGCCGACTGGTACCGGACCCGCGGCATCACGCCTCGGCTGGCCATCCCCGACCGGCTGCTGCCCCAGCCGACCGGATGGGTGCCCGAACGCACCGAACGACTTCTGGTGCGCGACGTCCGCGACGTGGAAGAAGGAGCCACCCGCCCAACCGACCGCTCGATCACCGTGTCCGCCCGTCCCGACGACACCTGGCTGCGGCTCGACGACCGCCGGATACCCGTTGACGTCCTTACCGCCGTCGTCGACGGTGAACTCGCTTTCGGCAGCTACCCCGGGGTGGCCGTCGCACGCGCGGCCGTCACCGACGCACCGGACGGCACTCGGTGGGTAGGGCTGTCGGCTACCGGCGACCAGTCCCGCGCCGCCCCACTGTACGAAGCACTGCTGGCCTGGGGCCGTCGGCGCGGCGCGACCCGCGCACACCTGACCATGCCGGACGCCGGCCCGGCCCAGCTACTGGGTTTCCGGCTGCACCATCGCCGCCGCTACCTACGGCCACCCGATAGCCTCTAA
- a CDS encoding STAS domain-containing protein, which translates to MDLLAVGHEVCQDAVVVRAEGDIDSTTVDELTAHLTAALQLAATHPARLVIIDLQPVTFFGSAGLNAVLDCHEQGIAAGTSVRLVAGHGQVTQPIKVTELDRILEIYPTLSQALRTCPPKDSEQAR; encoded by the coding sequence ATGGACCTGCTGGCGGTCGGACATGAGGTTTGCCAGGACGCCGTTGTAGTGCGTGCCGAGGGAGATATCGACTCGACCACCGTCGACGAACTCACCGCCCACCTGACCGCGGCCCTGCAGCTGGCCGCCACCCACCCCGCCCGCCTGGTCATCATCGATTTGCAGCCGGTGACCTTCTTCGGAAGCGCCGGATTGAACGCGGTGCTGGATTGCCACGAGCAGGGGATCGCCGCCGGGACGTCGGTCCGGCTGGTCGCAGGCCACGGTCAGGTCACCCAGCCGATCAAGGTGACCGAGCTGGACCGCATACTCGAGATCTACCCCACGCTGTCGCAAGCCCTGCGGACGTGCCCACCCAAGGATTCTGAACAGGCGCGATGA
- the thiC gene encoding phosphomethylpyrimidine synthase ThiC: protein MTMTLTTEPSAPSVTTGPIAGSSKAYRTLDGVPGARVPFRRVHLSTGDHFDLYDTSGPYTDPDTVIDLTAGLPARPAVVRDRGTQLQRARAGEITAEMAFIASREGMPAELVRDEVARGRAVIPANHNHPESEPMIIGKAFAVKVNANIGNSAVTSSIAEEVDKMVWATRWGADTIMDLSTGKNIHETREWILRNSPVPVGTVPIYQALEKVKGDPTELTWEIYRDTVIEQCEQGVDYMTVHAGVLLRYVPLTAKRVTGIVSRGGSIMAAWCLAHHRESFLYTHFDELCDIFARYDVTFSLGDGLRPGSIADANDAAQFAELRTLGELTKIAKAHGSQVMIEGPGHIPMHKIVENVRLEEELCEEAPFYTLGPLATDIAPAYDHITSAIGAAIIAQAGTAMLCYVTPKEHLGLPDRKDVKDGVIAYKIAAHSADLAKGHPRAQERDDALSTARFEFRWNDQFALSLDPDTAREFHDETLPAEPAKTAHFCSMCGPKFCSMRITQDVRDFAAKHGLETEEDIEAMLAEGMAEKSREFAEHGNRVYLPITQR, encoded by the coding sequence ATGACAATGACCCTGACCACCGAACCGTCGGCACCTTCGGTGACCACTGGACCCATCGCGGGCAGCAGCAAGGCTTATCGCACGCTGGATGGGGTGCCCGGCGCTCGCGTGCCGTTCCGGCGGGTGCACCTTTCCACCGGGGATCACTTCGACCTCTACGACACGTCCGGCCCCTACACCGACCCCGACACCGTCATCGATCTGACCGCCGGCCTGCCCGCGCGGCCCGCGGTGGTCCGCGATCGCGGCACCCAGCTGCAGCGCGCCCGCGCCGGCGAGATCACCGCCGAGATGGCGTTCATCGCCTCGCGCGAAGGGATGCCGGCCGAGCTGGTGCGCGACGAGGTCGCCCGTGGGCGGGCGGTGATCCCGGCCAACCACAACCATCCCGAGAGCGAGCCGATGATCATCGGCAAGGCGTTCGCGGTCAAGGTCAACGCGAACATCGGCAATTCGGCGGTGACGTCCTCGATCGCCGAGGAGGTCGACAAGATGGTGTGGGCCACCCGGTGGGGCGCCGACACCATCATGGACCTGTCAACCGGTAAGAACATCCACGAAACCCGCGAGTGGATCCTGCGCAATTCTCCCGTGCCGGTCGGCACGGTACCGATCTACCAGGCGCTGGAGAAGGTCAAGGGCGACCCCACCGAGCTGACCTGGGAGATCTACCGCGACACCGTGATCGAGCAGTGCGAGCAGGGCGTCGACTACATGACCGTGCACGCCGGGGTGCTGCTGCGGTATGTGCCGCTGACCGCCAAACGCGTCACCGGGATCGTGTCGCGCGGCGGATCGATCATGGCCGCCTGGTGCCTGGCCCATCACCGAGAGTCGTTCCTCTACACGCATTTCGACGAACTTTGCGACATATTCGCACGCTACGACGTCACGTTCTCGCTGGGTGACGGGTTGCGGCCGGGTTCGATCGCCGACGCCAACGACGCCGCCCAGTTCGCCGAGCTGCGCACCCTGGGCGAGCTGACCAAGATCGCGAAAGCCCATGGTTCACAGGTGATGATCGAAGGACCGGGCCACATACCCATGCACAAGATCGTCGAGAACGTGCGCCTGGAAGAGGAGCTGTGCGAGGAGGCCCCTTTCTACACGCTGGGTCCCCTGGCCACCGACATCGCGCCGGCCTACGACCACATCACGTCCGCGATCGGCGCGGCCATCATCGCCCAGGCCGGCACCGCGATGTTGTGCTACGTCACGCCGAAGGAACACCTTGGCCTGCCGGACCGCAAGGACGTCAAGGACGGCGTGATCGCCTACAAGATCGCCGCCCACTCGGCCGACCTCGCCAAGGGTCACCCCCGCGCCCAGGAGCGCGATGACGCGCTGTCCACGGCCCGATTTGAATTCCGATGGAATGACCAGTTCGCCTTGTCGCTGGATCCCGACACCGCACGGGAATTCCACGACGAGACGCTGCCCGCCGAACCGGCTAAGACCGCACACTTCTGCTCGATGTGCGGGCCCAAGTTCTGCTCCATGCGCATCACGCAGGACGTGCGCGACTTTGCCGCCAAACACGGGCTGGAGACCGAAGAGGACATCGAAGCCATGCTGGCCGAAGGGATGGCCGAGAAGTCCCGCGAGTTCGCCGAGCACGGCAACCGGGTGTATCTGCCGATCACACAGCGGTGA
- a CDS encoding SpoIIE family protein phosphatase, protein MSEPTPPSTSGRRQLPDDLAAAVPLGGEMGRCFAEFDWAAHPLGPPADWSPEIRTAVAVALTSRFPIVLWLDPTELFLMYNDAYAHILGDKHPAALGAPGRQVWPEIWTAIGPMLAGVVATGRATWSDDLMLPLVTAGMPQERYFTFTYSPIIGGRGAVTAVFCAVIETTQRVLSERRLHLLNAVASATMETRTIEDAVTAAVTACASQPEDLPFIAVYVRDGPDTNTDGATLRGATPSMRSVLPADLALLTGRDPALRSRETAHVVDHLDELMPGIDTVFTQDCPRQALVLPLSENPAPGALVVGTNPRRPLDPLYQSFCQLLADQLSAAFAAALSYEQQMRRADALAELDRAKTAFLTNVSHEFRTPLTLLLGPLDDARSDAGSDTLLAERLGTARRNARRLQRMVDSLLDFSRIEAGRANAKLACTDVGALTSDIASSFSELCARAGLDLVLDCHPVLADVDPDMWETIVLNLLSNAVKYTLTGSITVEVRSEGAHCRFAVRDTGVGIAGHDLGRLFERFYRAANVSGRSAEGTGIGLSLVRGLVELQRGTVQIDSEPGRGTTVTIRLPSSVGDTAVDPSPARLKDGSNPYVEEASQWLGSSTLPTDVSRDPGRGVVLIVDDNADMRAYLDRVLSPHWQTILVADGEAALNATRRLHPDVIVTDVMMPSLDGFEFVAAIREDPVLAATPVIMLSARAGAEAVSEGLAGGADDYLPKPFRSQELVERVKSRLAAVDRERRRQGLAVDLAELDAALQARDSVAGILAAMLDSRFGSDAAAVGIGIVDGDYARFEYAGGLPAEVRDRYHVVSLNSPLVGPDVIRRGTPMVVSDTLALPPRYQHAVQDTATSVRACVAHPLRGRTGRVIGVLILLWPTPRQFDAAELDMFTRIAEFTQSALDRVLLRAQEHRIAVSFQEHLLDLNRGSAAAAVAAVYQPAGEAMRVGGDWYLVTPLDGDGTIGISVGDVVGHGLPAAIVMSRLRAAVAASALTSAEPSDVLAALDKYAATIAGARGATVAYAVIDARPDTGPGAGGGAMRYICAGHPYPLLVSADGRSAYLQSGRRPPVATYGENSAEVTGHAELPAGSLILLYTDGLIERAGETLDQGFARLQTAAAACAGLPVDAVCAELLHRMRPPDGYRDDVVVLALRPSHVGTRSFVTVLRAVPAEIPGARQRLRDWLATIDIAPAGSDKILLATGEAVTNAIEHGSGCDARKTVSIEAFLHRDRVVVTVSDSGRWAGDSSASLRSQRRGRGLTLMSGLADRVDTVRTAGGTRVALQFDDAAAR, encoded by the coding sequence ATGAGCGAGCCGACCCCGCCCAGCACATCCGGTAGGCGACAGCTACCCGATGACTTGGCGGCCGCGGTCCCGTTGGGCGGCGAAATGGGCCGGTGTTTCGCTGAGTTCGATTGGGCAGCACATCCGCTCGGGCCGCCCGCCGACTGGTCGCCCGAGATTCGGACGGCGGTGGCGGTGGCTTTGACGTCGCGGTTTCCCATCGTCTTGTGGTTGGACCCGACAGAGCTGTTTCTGATGTACAACGACGCGTACGCGCACATCCTGGGTGACAAGCATCCGGCGGCTCTGGGGGCTCCCGGCCGGCAGGTGTGGCCGGAGATCTGGACAGCGATCGGGCCGATGCTGGCCGGGGTCGTGGCGACCGGCAGGGCCACCTGGTCGGACGACCTGATGTTGCCGCTGGTGACCGCGGGCATGCCGCAGGAGCGGTACTTCACGTTCACCTACAGCCCGATCATCGGCGGCCGGGGTGCCGTCACGGCCGTCTTCTGCGCCGTCATCGAAACCACCCAGCGGGTGCTGAGCGAGCGCCGCCTGCACCTGCTCAATGCCGTGGCATCGGCGACCATGGAGACCCGGACCATCGAGGACGCGGTGACCGCAGCCGTCACCGCCTGTGCCAGCCAGCCCGAGGATCTGCCGTTCATCGCGGTCTATGTGCGAGACGGGCCCGACACCAATACGGACGGGGCCACGCTGCGCGGCGCCACGCCGTCGATGCGGTCGGTGCTACCCGCCGACCTGGCGTTGCTGACAGGGCGGGATCCGGCATTGCGATCGCGGGAGACGGCGCACGTCGTCGACCACCTTGACGAGCTGATGCCCGGCATCGACACCGTTTTCACCCAGGACTGTCCGAGGCAGGCGCTGGTGCTGCCGCTCAGCGAGAACCCGGCCCCGGGGGCGCTGGTAGTCGGGACGAATCCGCGCCGTCCGCTGGACCCGCTATATCAGAGCTTCTGCCAGCTGCTCGCCGACCAGCTGTCCGCGGCGTTCGCGGCCGCGCTCTCCTATGAGCAGCAAATGCGGCGAGCCGATGCGCTGGCCGAACTGGATCGGGCGAAGACAGCCTTCTTGACCAACGTCAGCCACGAGTTCCGCACTCCGCTGACGCTGCTGCTCGGACCGCTCGACGACGCGCGGTCCGACGCCGGGTCCGACACACTCCTGGCCGAACGGCTGGGCACCGCGCGACGTAACGCGCGGCGTTTGCAGCGGATGGTGGACTCGCTGCTGGACTTCTCCCGCATCGAAGCCGGCCGCGCGAACGCGAAGCTGGCATGCACCGACGTGGGGGCGTTGACCTCGGATATCGCCTCGTCGTTCAGCGAGCTGTGTGCACGTGCAGGTCTCGATCTGGTGCTGGACTGTCATCCGGTGTTAGCCGATGTCGATCCGGACATGTGGGAGACGATCGTGCTGAACCTGCTCTCCAACGCGGTCAAGTACACGCTGACCGGATCGATCACGGTCGAGGTGCGCAGCGAAGGCGCGCACTGCCGCTTTGCCGTGCGCGACACCGGGGTCGGGATTGCCGGACACGACCTGGGCCGCCTGTTCGAGCGCTTCTACCGGGCCGCAAACGTCAGCGGGCGCAGCGCGGAGGGCACCGGCATCGGGCTGTCCCTGGTGCGCGGCCTGGTCGAGTTGCAGCGCGGCACGGTGCAGATCGACAGTGAACCGGGTCGCGGTACCACGGTGACCATTCGCCTTCCGTCGTCAGTAGGCGACACAGCCGTCGACCCGTCGCCCGCCCGGCTCAAGGACGGGAGCAATCCGTACGTCGAGGAGGCCAGCCAGTGGTTGGGGTCGTCGACGCTGCCCACGGACGTCAGCCGTGACCCGGGGCGTGGGGTGGTGCTGATCGTCGACGACAACGCCGACATGCGGGCCTACCTGGACCGGGTGTTGTCGCCGCACTGGCAGACCATTCTGGTCGCCGACGGCGAGGCGGCGCTGAACGCGACTCGCCGGCTGCACCCGGATGTGATCGTGACCGACGTCATGATGCCGTCCCTGGACGGATTCGAATTCGTCGCGGCCATTCGCGAGGATCCGGTCCTCGCGGCCACGCCGGTGATCATGCTGTCCGCCCGGGCCGGCGCCGAAGCCGTCAGCGAAGGCCTCGCCGGCGGTGCCGACGACTACCTGCCCAAGCCGTTCCGGTCCCAGGAACTCGTCGAGCGAGTGAAGTCCCGGCTGGCCGCCGTCGACCGGGAGCGCAGGCGGCAGGGGCTGGCGGTGGATCTGGCCGAGCTTGACGCCGCGCTGCAGGCCAGGGACTCGGTAGCCGGAATACTGGCCGCGATGCTCGACTCCCGGTTCGGATCGGACGCTGCCGCGGTCGGAATCGGGATTGTCGACGGCGATTACGCCCGCTTCGAATACGCCGGCGGTCTTCCCGCCGAAGTGCGCGACCGTTATCACGTTGTCTCGCTGAACAGCCCCCTGGTCGGACCCGACGTCATCCGCCGCGGAACACCCATGGTCGTCAGCGACACCCTGGCGCTGCCGCCGCGCTATCAACACGCCGTGCAGGACACCGCGACCAGTGTTCGCGCATGTGTCGCCCACCCGTTGCGCGGTCGCACCGGCCGTGTCATCGGAGTGCTGATCCTGCTCTGGCCCACGCCGCGCCAGTTCGACGCCGCTGAACTCGACATGTTCACGCGGATAGCCGAATTCACCCAATCCGCACTGGACCGGGTCCTGCTCAGAGCCCAGGAACACCGGATCGCCGTCTCATTCCAGGAGCACCTTCTCGACCTGAATCGCGGGTCGGCGGCCGCGGCGGTGGCCGCGGTGTACCAACCGGCGGGTGAAGCGATGCGGGTTGGCGGCGACTGGTATTTGGTGACGCCGTTGGATGGCGACGGCACGATCGGGATTTCGGTGGGGGATGTCGTCGGGCATGGTCTGCCCGCCGCGATCGTGATGAGCCGACTGCGCGCGGCGGTGGCTGCCTCCGCGCTCACGTCGGCCGAGCCGTCCGATGTGCTGGCGGCGCTGGACAAATATGCGGCTACCATCGCCGGCGCCCGCGGCGCCACCGTTGCCTACGCCGTCATAGACGCCCGACCGGACACCGGACCCGGCGCCGGGGGCGGCGCCATGAGGTACATCTGTGCCGGGCATCCCTATCCGCTGTTGGTCTCAGCGGACGGTCGCTCGGCCTATCTCCAGTCGGGCCGGCGTCCCCCGGTGGCCACGTACGGAGAAAACTCAGCCGAGGTCACCGGCCACGCTGAGCTACCCGCGGGAAGTTTGATCCTGCTCTATACCGACGGATTGATCGAGCGGGCCGGGGAGACGCTCGACCAGGGATTCGCACGTCTGCAAACCGCGGCCGCAGCGTGCGCCGGGCTGCCCGTCGATGCGGTCTGCGCCGAGTTGCTGCACCGCATGCGCCCCCCGGACGGCTACCGCGACGACGTCGTGGTGCTGGCGCTTCGGCCCAGCCATGTCGGGACGCGCAGTTTCGTCACTGTGTTGCGCGCCGTGCCGGCGGAAATCCCGGGCGCTCGGCAGCGCCTGCGGGACTGGCTGGCAACCATCGACATCGCACCCGCCGGTAGCGACAAGATCCTGCTGGCCACCGGAGAAGCGGTGACCAACGCAATCGAACACGGCAGCGGCTGCGATGCCCGCAAAACCGTCTCCATCGAGGCTTTTCTGCACCGGGACCGGGTCGTGGTCACGGTCAGTGACTCCGGCCGGTGGGCAGGTGATTCCTCGGCCAGCCTGCGCAGCCAGCGGCGCGGACGTGGGCTCACCCTGATGAGCGGGCTCGCTGACCGGGTCGACACCGTCCGTACTGCTGGCGGAACCCGGGTTGCGCTGCAGTTCGACGATGCGGCGGCGCGCTGA
- a CDS encoding PAS and ANTAR domain-containing protein produces the protein MSAGLSKYLNVGAFRFWFVGQRWEWSDEVARMHGYEPGSVVPTTKLLLSHKHPDDRAHVQDLLDYALRSGGSFSSRHRFVDTGGKVHDAIVVADRMLDDSGAVLGTAGYYIDLTDTFDETRQEVLDEALPDLFENRAAIEQAKGVLMAVYRVSPEQAFRVLQWRSQETNTKVRALAKQLIAEVATLPSPSATVQSQFDHLLLTVHERIPAGAG, from the coding sequence ATGTCCGCCGGGCTCAGTAAGTACTTGAATGTCGGCGCTTTTCGATTCTGGTTCGTCGGTCAACGTTGGGAGTGGTCCGACGAAGTAGCACGAATGCATGGCTACGAACCCGGATCGGTTGTGCCGACGACGAAGCTGCTGCTGTCGCACAAACATCCCGACGACCGCGCCCATGTCCAGGACTTGCTCGACTACGCGTTGCGCTCGGGAGGCTCGTTTTCGAGCCGTCATCGATTCGTCGACACCGGGGGCAAGGTGCACGACGCGATCGTCGTGGCCGATCGCATGCTCGACGATTCGGGTGCCGTACTGGGCACCGCCGGCTATTACATCGACCTCACCGACACCTTCGACGAAACCCGGCAGGAAGTGCTCGACGAGGCTCTGCCCGACCTGTTCGAGAACCGCGCGGCGATCGAGCAGGCCAAGGGTGTACTGATGGCCGTGTACCGGGTCAGCCCCGAGCAGGCATTCCGTGTCCTGCAGTGGCGGTCGCAGGAGACCAACACCAAAGTGCGCGCGCTGGCAAAGCAGTTGATCGCCGAAGTCGCCACCTTGCCGTCGCCCTCGGCGACCGTCCAAAGCCAGTTCGACCATCTGTTGCTGACGGTGCATGAACGTATCCCGGCCGGAGCGGGTTAG
- a CDS encoding Rv1535 domain-containing protein — MSTTDALADPLVSSIAAVLSVPLRELYALLWRVGFVEIVERKPAPRPVPAGYCARVPTGPMDPVPHPYCPECGSERPLRRSRRRPTPGPVPSRPGRAGYSRAAG, encoded by the coding sequence ATGTCGACGACCGACGCCCTGGCCGATCCGCTGGTTTCGTCGATTGCCGCGGTGCTGAGCGTGCCGTTGCGGGAGCTTTATGCGCTGCTGTGGCGTGTGGGGTTCGTGGAGATCGTGGAGCGGAAGCCGGCCCCTCGCCCGGTGCCGGCGGGGTACTGCGCTCGGGTGCCGACGGGTCCGATGGATCCGGTTCCGCATCCGTACTGTCCAGAATGCGGTTCAGAACGGCCATTGCGGCGGTCGCGGCGGCGGCCGACCCCAGGCCCTGTGCCCAGCCGACCGGGCCGAGCGGGGTACAGCCGAGCAGCTGGCTGA
- a CDS encoding alpha/beta family hydrolase, whose product MNLDRISGIAHEPDGRANGVAVLTHGAGGSRDSVLLQQLCDEWARRGWLAVRYNLPYRRRRPKGPPSGAAESDRAGIVEAIEWCRGLVDGPLIAGGHSYGGRQTSMVVAAGGAAVDVLTLFSYPVHPPGKPDRARTEHLPSITVPTVFTHGSSDPFGTITELRDAAALINAPTEIVEITGARHDLGSKTVDVAALAVDAALSLLSG is encoded by the coding sequence ATGAACCTCGACCGGATTTCGGGCATCGCACATGAACCCGACGGCCGCGCGAACGGCGTCGCGGTGCTGACTCACGGTGCTGGTGGCAGCCGTGACTCTGTTTTGCTGCAACAGCTTTGCGACGAATGGGCTCGTCGTGGCTGGCTGGCCGTCCGGTATAACCTGCCCTACCGTCGCCGCCGACCGAAAGGCCCACCGTCGGGCGCGGCAGAATCCGACCGAGCGGGCATCGTCGAAGCGATCGAGTGGTGCCGCGGGCTGGTCGACGGCCCGTTGATTGCGGGTGGACATTCCTACGGAGGCCGGCAGACGTCGATGGTGGTGGCTGCCGGTGGCGCAGCGGTGGACGTCCTGACGCTGTTCTCCTATCCGGTGCACCCGCCCGGCAAACCGGATCGCGCCCGCACCGAGCATCTGCCGAGCATCACCGTGCCCACGGTTTTCACCCACGGCAGCTCCGACCCCTTCGGCACCATCACAGAGCTGCGCGATGCCGCGGCGCTGATCAACGCGCCCACCGAGATCGTCGAGATCACCGGCGCCCGACACGATTTGGGCTCGAAGACCGTCGACGTCGCCGCGCTGGCGGTCGACGCGGCGCTAAGTCTCTTGTCCGGCTGA
- a CDS encoding exodeoxyribonuclease III, with amino-acid sequence MRLATWNVNSIRTRLDRVLDWIARADVDVLAMQETKCADGQFPALPLFELGYEVAHVGFDQWNGVAIASRVGIDDVQVGFDGQPTWSRKPEVAATAEARALGATCGGVRVWSLYVPNGRALGDPHYTYKLDWLAALKDTAEGWLRDDPAAAIALAGDWNIAPTDDDVWSTEFYAGATHVSEPERKAFNAIVDAQFADLVRPFAPGPGVYTYWDYTQLRFPKRQGMRIDFILGSPALARRVVDAQIVREERKGKAPSDHAPVFVDVRDDSTA; translated from the coding sequence CTGCGGCTGGCCACCTGGAACGTGAATTCGATTCGCACCCGCCTGGACCGCGTCCTCGACTGGATTGCCCGCGCCGACGTCGACGTATTGGCCATGCAGGAGACCAAGTGCGCCGACGGCCAGTTCCCCGCGCTGCCACTGTTCGAACTCGGCTATGAGGTCGCGCATGTCGGTTTCGACCAATGGAACGGCGTGGCAATCGCATCCCGGGTCGGTATCGACGATGTCCAGGTCGGCTTCGACGGCCAACCCACCTGGAGCCGTAAACCGGAGGTGGCGGCCACGGCGGAGGCGCGCGCCCTGGGTGCCACCTGCGGCGGTGTCCGGGTGTGGAGCCTGTACGTGCCCAACGGTCGCGCACTGGGCGATCCGCACTACACCTACAAGTTGGATTGGCTTGCGGCGCTGAAGGATACCGCTGAAGGCTGGTTACGCGACGATCCCGCCGCCGCCATAGCGCTGGCCGGCGACTGGAACATCGCCCCGACCGACGACGACGTGTGGAGCACCGAGTTCTATGCCGGCGCCACGCATGTCTCGGAACCGGAACGCAAGGCGTTCAATGCCATTGTCGACGCCCAATTCGCCGATCTGGTAAGGCCTTTCGCCCCCGGGCCGGGGGTCTACACCTACTGGGACTACACCCAGCTGCGCTTTCCGAAGCGGCAGGGAATGCGTATCGACTTCATCCTCGGCTCGCCGGCGCTGGCGCGCCGTGTCGTCGACGCGCAGATCGTCCGCGAGGAGCGCAAGGGTAAGGCACCCAGTGACCACGCGCCGGTCTTCGTCGATGTACGCGACGACTCGACTGCATAA
- the thiD gene encoding bifunctional hydroxymethylpyrimidine kinase/phosphomethylpyrimidine kinase, translating to MNYLPVPPPGTTPLRVLTIAGSDSGGGAGIQADMRTMALLGVHACVAVTAVTVQNTLGVKSFHEVPADVVVGQVEAVVNDIGIQAAKTGMLASSRIISAVAATWRRLELGVPLVVDPVCVSMHGNPLLAASDLDSLRAELFPLATLVTPNLDEVRLLVDIDVVDGESQRAAAKALHALGPRWALVKGGHLRSSERSCDLLYGGADFHEFDAARVSTGNDHGGGDTLAAAVACALAHGFTVPDAVAFGKRWVTECLRAAYPLGAGHGPVSPLFRLS from the coding sequence GTGAATTATCTGCCCGTGCCGCCGCCGGGGACGACCCCGCTGCGGGTGCTGACGATCGCCGGGTCGGACTCCGGCGGGGGCGCCGGTATCCAGGCCGATATGCGGACCATGGCGTTGCTCGGCGTGCATGCGTGCGTCGCCGTCACCGCCGTTACCGTGCAGAACACGTTGGGCGTCAAGAGCTTTCACGAGGTGCCCGCCGATGTTGTCGTCGGCCAGGTCGAGGCCGTGGTCAACGACATCGGTATCCAGGCCGCCAAGACGGGGATGCTGGCGTCGTCGCGCATCATTTCGGCGGTGGCCGCAACGTGGCGCCGGCTCGAGTTGGGCGTCCCGCTCGTCGTCGACCCGGTCTGCGTATCCATGCACGGCAACCCGCTGCTGGCCGCGTCGGACCTGGATTCGCTTCGCGCTGAACTGTTTCCGCTGGCCACGCTGGTGACGCCGAATCTGGACGAGGTGCGCCTGCTGGTGGATATCGACGTGGTGGACGGCGAATCGCAGCGCGCGGCGGCCAAAGCCCTGCATGCCCTGGGTCCGCGCTGGGCGCTGGTCAAGGGCGGGCATCTGCGGTCGTCGGAGCGCAGCTGCGATCTGCTCTACGGTGGGGCCGACTTTCACGAGTTCGACGCGGCGCGAGTGAGTACGGGCAACGACCACGGCGGCGGCGACACCCTGGCCGCCGCGGTCGCTTGTGCGCTGGCGCACGGGTTCACCGTGCCCGATGCGGTGGCCTTCGGAAAGCGTTGGGTCACCGAATGTTTGCGCGCCGCCTACCCGCTGGGGGCCGGTCATGGCCCGGTCTCGCCATTGTTTCGGCTGTCATGA
- a CDS encoding peptide deformylase: MAVVPIRIVGDPVLHTPTKPIPVGADGSLPADLPQLITDMYDTMDAAYGVGLAANQIGHGLRVFVYDCAEDRGKTARRRGVVINPVLETSEIPETMPDPDNDEEGCLSVPGESFPTGRAKWARVTGLGADGAPVDIEGTGLFARMLQHETGHLDGFLYLDCLIGRYARSAKRAVKSHGWGVPGLSWLPGEGPDPFGH; this comes from the coding sequence ATGGCAGTGGTACCTATTCGCATCGTGGGCGATCCGGTCTTGCACACTCCGACGAAGCCGATACCGGTGGGCGCCGATGGATCGCTGCCAGCCGATCTGCCGCAACTGATCACCGACATGTACGACACCATGGACGCCGCGTACGGCGTCGGCCTGGCCGCCAACCAGATCGGGCACGGACTACGGGTGTTCGTCTACGACTGCGCCGAGGACCGCGGCAAGACCGCACGCCGCCGGGGGGTGGTCATCAACCCGGTGCTGGAGACCTCCGAAATTCCCGAAACCATGCCCGACCCGGATAACGACGAGGAGGGCTGCCTGTCGGTTCCCGGCGAGTCGTTTCCCACCGGGCGGGCCAAGTGGGCGCGGGTCACCGGCCTCGGCGCCGACGGCGCGCCGGTCGACATCGAGGGCACGGGCCTGTTCGCGCGGATGCTGCAGCACGAAACCGGGCACCTGGATGGCTTCCTGTACCTGGACTGTCTCATCGGCCGGTATGCCCGCAGCGCCAAACGGGCGGTCAAGTCACATGGCTGGGGCGTACCCGGCCTGTCGTGGCTGCCGGGCGAGGGGCCCGACCCGTTCGGTCATTGA